tttttttaataagtatatgatacatgtcactttattatatTGGCTTGTATAAATTAACTACAAATCAATTTGtagctaattaatttttgtcattttttaaatagtatttgCTTAGCTAATCCATTACCCCCTGATCTCATCTTATTACCTGTTTGGAGTAATTAAGTCTCTTTTATGTCACTCTTGTATCTGTTTAAAAAtgaggtagcttttaaaatcattattcgattaaaatccaataatgatcaatcacaaacctaatggtgattttaagagccacatcattcttgaagagACACGAGAGTGACATAAAAgtaacttataacattactctattgTTCGTGCTGtccattttgtttatttaagaCCTGCAGCGCGTTTTAGAAGGTTTAGATGTTGTTTCAGGTCATTCTTTCAACAAATTTGTCAACTTTGTTTATTGAGGATGAGTTCAAACGTCCTTTCGTGCTTGCCGTATTGGACGTATTGAGAATGAGTTGGAAGAAGTTCCTCCAACTTAATTTAAAGGTAAACTCTgtccattatttatttatttaagcaCCTAAAAgacacttattttattttttcttttgggttgaAGGGAAGCAGGATTCAATGGGTAGATGACGTTTTCTTTCTTCTGGCCTTTGTTAACGTGGGCCAAAGACAAACATCAAAATAAGGAGAAAGCCGTTACAAGCAAAGGAAACGTGGATCTTTTCCGCTACAAATGAGtaagaaggggaaaaagaaaaaggaaataggTGGGAATGTAGCCATATTAATGGAATTTAATTGCGGCCTAATAAGCCACAATGCCACATGAAAGGTAAATTTTTCTAACCTTCCAAAATGAATAAGTTAGGATGGAAGAGATAGAGTCTACAATGCGGTCAGCGATTTTCCAATCTTGCACAATAGACAGGTGTTGAAGAGCCATAACCACCACTAGTGAGTCGCCTTCCACAATAAAGTCCttcaaattgagagaaattgacgggtgttaaagtaatgattaagttatTGAATTTACCTCTCATATCAGTTTAGGTGTTTGGGACAAGTGGacgattaaatgattaaatttatctcttcttatctgcttaagcttttgaaataaatagtaattaattaacacTAGAACAGCAACAAGATTCTCCCCAAATTAAGTTGGGGTTGCAAGGAGGACTTAGTTGAGAGAGGGCCTTAAAGATGTTACCATTTGAATCAAGGCACACTCAGCTTGAGTCGAAAAAGTCTCTCTTATTGTCGtgccaaaattaattttgaaggaTCCCACCATGGGAGGGGACCATGATGACGCTGCCAGCACCAAAATATCAAGAATGATTCCTCCATGAGCTACCTTGTTCCTATGTAGCCAAAGAAGATAACATTGTCACAAGAGACAACATCGTAATTAAATTTGGAAATAGTGGGAGTCCTTTTGAGGGACCCATTAGGAGAAGGAGTccacaaaaactcaaaattaatttggagAGATGAGAACCTTAATTTTGAGGATTTTCCTGATGCTAGGCTGATCAAAAGGGGAGTTGATCAGGAGAGGGAGGTTCCACGAACAGGAGGGGGAGAGAAGCATATGATCTGATGACTAGTAGGATTGAGTCTCACAATTTGTTACTATCTTAGTGTCTCATATGGGTTAAGTCTAATTTtaactatgtgtatataagttcttGGACACCCTTCTCTTGCAAGCCGGTTTTCAAGGGTGAGTTCTACTCAAGGCTcatatcatttggtatcagagctagcTACCACGTCGAGTATGGAATTGGAAACAATTCGTCGAGTATGGGATCGAATGAGTTGCGACTTTGTGGTCGAGTCACAGAGGAGGCGACCTATAAGCCGGATTAAAATGTCTTAGTACTATGTATGAGCATAGTATTTGTaacaatcctaagtccctttagagtatttttagttgactcgtagatttttttttttttaaaaaaaaagggttggcttaggttaacaatgagaatggacaaattaaaaatatataataatattaataataataataataatgatagtaataataagtaaataaaataaaagagtaaaatataaataataatatatatatatatatatatatatatatatggaaagccTAGGCACctagggctgggtatcggtcggttaagaccggttaatggacttatcggtcggttaaccgataagttatcggttaaccaaatcttaaccgattaccgaccgataagaagtcttaaccgaaaattatcggtcaaatcggtaatcggttaaccggtcggttaatcggtcggttaaaccggtttgggcttttgtgggctttttattgggcttttNNNNNNNNNNNNNNNNNNNNNNNNNNNNNNNNNNNNNNNNNNNNNNNNNNNNNNNNNNNNNNNNNNNNNNNNNNNNNNNNNNNNNNNNNNNNNNNNNNNNTCTAGCTAGTATAAGGTTGCAATCGAGTGGGGAAGATCATGGAAGCCTCCTTGCCCTAAAAACTTGGGTCAAACGCGCTTAATTTTcatctgacttttttttttctgatatatattagaaattattttcatcttaAAATAATGTTTGGACTTTATTTTGATCAGGCCTCCATTGTCAACCATTAGAGATGCTTTCACAAGTCCACCCTTTGTCTTCTttaaagaaaacgaaaaaataaaGGGGTCAAAACAATTAATGGGGCCTTTGCATtgcattaattaaatataattccTGGagggaaaaattaaagaaataccCAAAAAGAACATTTTGTACTCAAAAGGTAGACATGGGTAGTAGTATGCATGTCCGTAACAggaaaggatatatatatattcttaaagaAAGGACTACTACTTTAAGCACATCCAAGTTCAAACATTACATAATTAAAGTCAATGGTGATACGATAGCCATATTTTgtggagtaatgttatttagtagactattacATGATTGatataaaattgaaattgtGTAAAGAAGTAAGAGTAAGTATAGCATTATTCTCTACGATTACTCTTCAATGACCAATACATTGACATCgatgaaggaaaatgaaaagttttgaaaatagGACAAAGCCTGGTCCAATAAGATGCCGGTGAAAAACATTGAATAATCCCAAATCACATATTAAAAAGCAAAACCACTTTGAGAGGAGCTAATCTCAAGAAATTTATCAACTATAGAAGaaacaattacaatcaatttatACTTGCAAAATCTTTGTAGTAAAAATATCACTATTACCTAACAAACAACCCATTTGTCTTCTACCATAATAGTTCTAGAACTCCAAGGCTTATGTATATTTTAGTGAAAATCAAGGAGAAAATTGAATATCAATGAAAGCGTAGGAAGAGTAGGTCTCTCTCCAAGAACAAGAAACAATGGAGTTAGGGTTTGATGAAAATTGTGGCTTATGAAGCTTATATAAGTGAGGAGAAAACTAATGTTCAAAGGATGATTTgattaacaaataaaacaagcTGAGGCAGTTGCGATCGAACGAGGTTACGATCAAGAGTTTCTGTTTTGGACTTATTGTCAAAGTTCGAACGTGATAGCGATCGGGGCTTATTGTGAAACTTTGTGAAACAAAGCAATTCAACTTTGTTGGAATGGGGTACGATCACCCTTGTGATCGAGCATTTTGGAACTTGAATTTTTAAAGTCTTGAGCACTCCGTTTGAAGTTGGAACGATCTTGTGATCATGAATGCGATCGAGGCATTCTAAAACTTGATCTTGAATTGTCTTCATGCTCTTGTACAAACGTCCTTTGAACATACTTACGATCGAGACATTTTGAGTTTGTACGTTGAATTTTGAAAACTGTCTCATTTGAACGCCATACAATCGATGTTGTGAACGAGTCATTCTGTTCTTCAATTTCTACATAGTTTTTTAACCTCATTTTAAGACCGACTTCAACCTATAAAGCTTAAATATAGACTTACAACTCAACAAGTTTTGACACTAAGATTGTCAACCACATAAAACCTAGCAAAGACATAGATAAGGATCCAAAAATACTAGTAACAGGAGAGAATCATATAAATCAGATAAACTAGTTTAGAATTAGATATTTTTCTGGTCAGCTTAGGTtccactattttattttttttcgttgtataagtaattttatttagattatcGTATAACTTGATGgtatgacagtaaaaattaacatttgaatAAATATCTAATATTTATTGCTATATCATTCCAATTATATAACTGTTCTATTGCATTCCACTAAATAGCATTACACTCTAGATCTACTTTAGGGGACAATTAAGTTGGCAATTGAATTAGTTAGTATATTTTAATTAACATGCCTTGGCAAGAATCTAAAGCATGCGCTAATTTGCAAAGCTTGACTCTTTCAATTGGATGCTTAATTGGCTTGTGTTTGGAGTTGCATTTGACAAAACTTTTCTCAAATCATGGAATATTTTATAAACTTatacatctctctctctatatatatataacacccaCCATCCCACATATCTTGCACTCCCCAAGTTCATTCGAAAATGGCTTCCACTCTTCTCAAGCTTACCACCACTCTCCTACTCCTATCTTTTCACTCCCATTTATCCTTCTCATCAAATGATATTGAAGACAATGAAGAGTATGTAGTTGACTCCCCATTGGCCAATCTCAGATCAAGAAGCCGGTTTTTGGCGACTGTAATAAAGGAAGGTGCACAATGTAATTCCATCACTCGCAATGTGTGTAATGGGATGTCGGCAAACAAGGGGGCGAGCCTTCTCCATTGCTGCAAGAAGCATTGCAGAAACGTTCTTGGGGATAAGAACAACTGCGGGCGATGTGGGAATAAGTGCAAGCAAGGACAGCGTTGTTGCAATGGAGCCTGCATCAACACTGCCTTCAATGTTAATCATTGTGGCAAGTGCAATAAGAAGTGTGCTCATGGCCTTAGATGCGAGTATGGATATTGTGGGTACGCTTGAAAATTTGTTCAAAGATTAAAGGAGCTTCGAAATTGAAGCTTTGGATTATAcgatttggaataaattattgtcAGGATTAGTAAATTAATGATCTGGGATTTTTCAACTACTTGAAAATggtgtttatttttatgtttgatgACCATAACTACTATGGGCATCCATCTAATGCATTTTCTCGGTCATtcacttaattttaattaaatattatacgtGTTGGGCATCacttattaaaagagagtttgagccaaCACATAAagggagtgttaaagtgttaattaaatgattaaattcatcttttcGTAGCAGCGGCTTAGTCTTATAGGTAATCCTTCGATTTACTTTCAAAGTACTACTTCTAGTCGATATACTCTATTTCCAGTACAATGTGGAAATGCCACTTTTTTTCTACAACTCCAAGcaagagaaacaaaataagGTCACTGAAAACGTTACCCAATGAGAAAATATGGTATTTGAGATTTCCTTgttgtttttgtaattcaataaactAGCTATGATTAGATTTGTGATACAAATTTTGAGTAAAACTTACCTTTAAAAACTGGCTTGTAACAGAAGGGTGTCCAAGAGCTTATATAGATGCCTAGTCaagattagacttaacccaTGTGAGACACTAGGATTGTAAAATACCACCATGCTCCACAACCGACATCCACGGCGGCTCAATCTATCGACACTGACCGGACAGTAGCCATTTCTATTTTGGCGGTTCCACTCATTTATCagtattcaatgacttaatactgtaacatccccagcccgttagggttaggtttgttaatgattttcttactcgcaaagatccataaggtttatcaactaaacaatactaatataacaatgaatgcatgaaagtctagaatatcatgtctaaaaatgataactaaactgaaatattcttgtttaacaaaaatatgtctcacaacgagatagatatccttattaaaataaatctatcaatttctgaaagaaaactgtgccaacgcacttattaacttgactaatatgaaatcataagaaatcctaaatacgcccgcccccattccggcctcctagtgcagcctggtcaccacctgaaacaagaaataaaaactgatgagcccaaaggggcccagtaagtgaaatccacaaccatgagcagttttactccttgtcccgttttgaaaaatggaactcataactacatatattcccagtatatttttaaagaaaacagaaagcaattaaaatatattttcatcaataaaatttatgagtttttatctcatactagggcccatgtatactgttacccccatatactagggttgcgcggtccttgcgacctgggatgagatactgtggccacagcctcgtcccctggccagccgattaactctgggtgcactcagcatgacaaaaataaaactatgatggaaccaccttctggcaaagcctccttcagcggttgcgcctccatccttagcatcggtaccgagcttttctcttgtttctcttgggccaaaaatacactcctccctacatgtgccctcattttataacactcttttctcatttcttgtacttctcttgggcaacatgtaggagggtttatgatcattgtctcaaaattctctttataaacatcactattttcacaatatttcttttttctcaaacttgtcatgcatgtagcaaaatttcataatataaacaaaataatcatttgcaattgaaaacaaaattgcataaatagcatgacatgataatttttatggaagggataataaattcacttacctcttgactgcagtaaaattttcctctgactgctaactaatctcctgaaggaaatacagacacattactaccctcatacacgtcacaacaaaacattctactactattatgagttggcttgctaataaattgagaatgaacttacttaggtatttaggtatattttctcataaaattttcagaatttattttatttagtagtactcctttatgtatatatactttaagttcttccatactatatatatatatacactgccCACTaccccatctatatatatagatgaacaacttgaataccatatatatatatatatacgcgtCCGTCAgcattttatgtatatatatatatatatatatatatataattctaccGTGCGGTATATAATATACCTCCGTCAGAATGCTATATACATGCAAAACCTGTAACTTTATATGTGTTGGTATATTTTaagatactatatatatatatatatattttgaaacattcagatgtacatatatttgaaatccttcaaatcattatatatatatatatactttaaagtactcatgtatatatatttataaatccttcaaatcaccatatatatatatatatatatatatatatatatatatagttgcacGTGAGGagtaaaacaagaagaaaacaaatctctctttcccactacaaGACCACACGGCAACCAAGGCAAGAAGACactaaatttgacaaaacactAATGCTCTccattaagtatatatatatataagaagaagaaagaaacaatatgtGAGGCAAAAAGAAGAAACCATACCTGACACAACGCACAACAGGACAGgagattcttcttctttttttcttcctttctctcttccctTCTTGATGTGCGGCAAGAGCTTGTTCCATACCATTATATAGGCTTTagaaaagagatagaaaataggttttgaggagcttagggtttttttattttttttaagtcggTGCCTATAGGGGTGGgtagattaaccgattaccgattaccgaccgattaccgactttaaccgaaccgatattaaccgtaaccgatagttatcggtcggtaatcggttaaaaattttataccgataagcttatcggtcggtaatcgctcggttaaaatttttttatcggttaaccgatatgaccgataagttattttaacttttaattttttaaaattttatatttattattaaaagttaaaaccaaaacgatgtcgaa
This genomic interval from Corylus avellana chromosome ca3, CavTom2PMs-1.0 contains the following:
- the LOC132173458 gene encoding protein GRIM REAPER-like, translated to MASTLLKLTTTLLLLSFHSHLSFSSNDIEDNEEYVVDSPLANLRSRSRFLATVIKEGAQCNSITRNVCNGMSANKGASLLHCCKKHCRNVLGDKNNCGRCGNKCKQGQRCCNGACINTAFNVNHCGKCNKKCAHGLRCEYGYCGYA